One genomic segment of Erysipelotrichaceae bacterium 66202529 includes these proteins:
- the ilvN gene encoding acetolactate synthase small subunit translates to MNRAVLSLLVSNHFGVLTRVTNLFSQRGFNIASLAVGETENENYSRITITTSGDAASVNQIKLQLDKLEDVKIVQEIPDEQLFIREVMLVKVAPRPAQMEAFEKCVEDFNGRTQIIEDGCCIVEMTDTPASVNYFLEELREYHIKEISRTGGAALQLSTETVY, encoded by the coding sequence ATGAACAGAGCTGTATTATCACTCTTGGTATCCAATCACTTCGGGGTACTGACAAGAGTAACGAATCTGTTTTCTCAACGAGGGTTTAATATTGCGTCCCTTGCAGTGGGAGAGACAGAAAATGAAAACTATTCCCGTATTACAATTACGACGAGCGGCGACGCTGCCAGTGTCAATCAGATCAAGCTGCAGCTGGATAAGCTGGAGGATGTGAAAATTGTACAGGAAATACCGGATGAACAGCTGTTTATCCGTGAGGTGATGCTGGTAAAGGTGGCACCGCGACCTGCCCAGATGGAAGCCTTTGAAAAGTGTGTAGAGGACTTCAATGGAAGGACTCAGATTATAGAGGATGGCTGCTGTATTGTGGAAATGACGGATACGCCGGCTTCCGTGAATTATTTTCTGGAGGAGCTTCGCGAATACCATATTAAAGAAATCAGCCGTACAGGCGGGGCTGCCTTGCAGCTGAGTACAGAAACCGTTTATTAA
- the ilvC gene encoding ketol-acid reductoisomerase, whose amino-acid sequence MVKVYYDADCNMDLLKGKTVAIIGYGSQGHAHALNLKDSGVNVVVGLRPGSKSRAKAEEAGLTVMDTAAAAKAGDVIMILTPDQDQPDIYKKDIEPNLEEGNMLMFAHGFSIHFNQIVAPAGVDVTMCAPKGPGHTVRSQYQEGRGVPSLIAVHQDATGKAHDYALAYAGGIGAGRAGIIETTFKEETETDLFGEQAVLCGGVCELMQAGFDTLVEAGYEPEMAYFECIHEMKLIVDLINSGGFAMMRYSISDTAEYGDYVTGKRLITEETRKEMKKVLTEIQDGTFAGNWITENKAAGRSHFLAMRRVHAAHPSEKVGEKLRKMMSWLKK is encoded by the coding sequence ATGGTAAAAGTTTATTATGATGCAGATTGCAATATGGATCTTCTGAAAGGAAAGACCGTCGCAATCATCGGGTATGGAAGTCAGGGACATGCACATGCATTGAACCTGAAGGACAGCGGAGTCAATGTGGTTGTTGGACTTCGTCCGGGCTCCAAGAGCCGTGCAAAGGCAGAGGAAGCCGGCTTAACAGTTATGGATACCGCTGCTGCCGCAAAAGCAGGAGATGTGATCATGATTCTGACTCCGGATCAGGATCAGCCGGATATCTATAAGAAGGACATTGAGCCAAACCTGGAAGAAGGAAACATGCTGATGTTTGCACACGGCTTCTCTATCCACTTTAATCAGATTGTAGCACCTGCAGGCGTTGATGTTACAATGTGTGCGCCAAAGGGTCCGGGACATACCGTACGCAGCCAGTATCAGGAGGGCAGAGGTGTTCCATCACTGATCGCTGTACATCAGGATGCTACCGGAAAGGCACATGATTATGCACTGGCATATGCCGGAGGAATCGGAGCTGGACGTGCCGGAATCATTGAAACAACCTTTAAGGAAGAAACAGAAACTGATTTATTCGGTGAGCAGGCTGTCTTATGCGGCGGTGTCTGCGAACTGATGCAGGCTGGCTTTGATACCTTGGTGGAAGCAGGCTATGAGCCGGAAATGGCATACTTTGAGTGTATCCATGAAATGAAGCTGATCGTCGATCTGATCAACAGCGGTGGCTTCGCAATGATGCGTTATTCTATCTCTGATACCGCTGAATACGGTGATTACGTAACCGGAAAGCGTCTGATTACAGAAGAAACACGCAAGGAAATGAAAAAGGTGCTGACAGAGATTCAGGATGGTACGTTTGCCGGCAACTGGATTACGGAAAACAAGGCAGCAGGACGTTCCCACTTCCTCGCAATGCGTCGTGTTCATGCAGCGCACCCGTCTGAAAAGGTTGGCGAAAAGCTGCGTAAAATGATGAGCTGGCTGAAAAAATAA